From Salvia splendens isolate huo1 chromosome 3, SspV2, whole genome shotgun sequence, a single genomic window includes:
- the LOC121795825 gene encoding L-2-hydroxyglutarate dehydrogenase, mitochondrial-like yields the protein MRVNGSIKIYRRLMSAAGKDGWICSSLESVPKETAEAVVIGAGVVGLAVARELAMKAGREVLVVDSAPTFGSGSSSRNSEVIHAGIYYPPNSLKASFCVRGRHLLHEYCRHHGIPHKQIGKLIVATRPSEIPKLSELMGRGVENGVEGLRMMDGQEAMRLEPELYCTKALLSPVSGIIDSHSLMLALLGEAESHGAIFSYNTTVIGGRYEGGQLQLYVCDSKSLTNWDRKSALKPDLILCPRIVVNSAGLGALPLSKRIHGLDDRIIPTPYFARGCYFTLSNVKSPPFQRLVYPIPEDGGLGVHVTLDLNGQVKFGPNVEWIDGTDDISNFLNLFDYSVAEDGANRFYPEIRKYYPHLNDGSLEPGYAGIRPKLTGPMQIPSDFIVQGEKIHGIPGLINLFGIESPGLTSSMAIAEHVADIMNYSHKK from the exons ATGAGAGTGAACGGCTCAATCAAGATTTACCGGCGCCTAATGTCAGCGGCCGGGAAAGATGGGTGGATTTGCAGTAGTTTGGAATCGGTACCCAAGGAAACGGCAGAAGCTGTAGTGATAGGCGCCGGAGTGGTGGGGTTGGCGGTGGCGCGTGAGCTGGCGATGAAGGCCGGAAGAGAGGTTTTAGTGGTGGATTCGGCGCCGACTTTTGGGAGTGGCTCCAGTTCTCGCAACAGTGAAGTTATCCATGCTGGTATTTATTACCCTCCCAATTCCCTCAag GCCAGTTTTTGTGTGAGAGGAAGGCATTTGCTGCACGAGTATTGTAGACATCATGGCATCCCTCATAAACAGATAGGCAAGCTGATTGTGGCCACTCGGCCTTCTGAAATTCCCAAGTTGAGTGAGCTGATGGGTCGAGGTGTTGAGAATGGAGTTGAAGGTTTGAGGATGATGGACGGGCAAGAAGCAATGCGTTTAGAGCCCGAGCTGTACTGCACCAAAGCCTTGCTATCACCCGTTTCTGGGATCATTGATAGCCATTCTTTGATGCTCGCGCTACTG GGGGAAGCTGAGAGCCATGGAGCCATCTTCTCTTACAACACCACTGTAATTGGTGGTAGATATGAGGGAGGCCAACTGCAGCTCTACGTATGTGACAGCAAGTCCCTTACAAACTGGGACAGGAAGTCTGCTTTGAAGCCTGATCTGATTCTTTGTCCCAGAATTGTTGTGAACTCTGCTGGCCTGGGTGCTCTGCCTCTTTCCAAGAGGATTCACGGCCTAGATGACAGGATCATCCCCACCCCCTACTTTGCTCGTGGCTGCTACTTCACGTTGTCAAATGTCAAATCACCTCCCTTCCAGCGTCTAGTCTATCCCATACCGGAAGATGGTGGCCTTGGGGTTCATGTCACCTTGGATTTGAACGGCCAGGTCAAGTTCGGACCTAATGTCGAGTGGATTGATGGCACAGACGACATCTCAAACTTCCTCAATCT GTTCGACTATTCTGTGGCTGAAGATGGTGCAAATCGCTTTTACCCAGAGATAAGAAAATACTATCCGCATCTAAATGATGGGTCATTGGAACCAGGATATGCCGGTATTCGGCCAAAGCTCACCGGGCCAATGCAGATTCCTAGTGATTTTATAGTACAG GGAGAGAAGATTCATGGCATTCCAGGCTTGATAAACCTCTTTGGTATTGAATCACCTGGCCTAACTTCAAGCATGGCCATTGCAGAACATGTTGCTGATATAATGAATTACAGTCACAAAAAGTAG
- the LOC121795826 gene encoding probable U3 small nucleolar RNA-associated protein 11 has translation MSSLRNALPRKAHKERSQPQSRKKFGLLEKHKDYVERARSFHRKEETLQKLKEKAAFRNPDEFYFKMINSKTVNGVHRQEGEANKYSKEELMLMKTQDIGYILQKLQAEKKKIEKLNAMLHSVDNRASSQHVYFAEDRAEAREIRAQKPEHRENPSFEDLPKDIKRKTTGSYRELEARRSRVKELEKIYMDMAMQKELQKKGRKRKLREDEIVCPTSRPVFKWRQERKR, from the exons ATGTCTTCTTTGAGGAATGCTCTCCCGAGAAAAGCTCACAAGGAGCGTTCACAGCC GCAATCGAGGAAGAAATTTGGGTTGCTCGAGAAGCATAAGGATTATGTCGAGCGTGCACGCTCCTTCCACCGAAAAGAGGAGACATTGCAA AAACTTAAAGAAAAGGCGGCGTTTAGGAATCCCGATGAGTTCTACTTCAAGATGATTAACTCCAAAACTGTTAATGGAGTTCACAGACAGGA GGGTGAAGCGAACAAGTACTCTAAGGAAGAGCTCATGTTGATGAAGACGCAAGATATTGGATATATTTTGCAGAAACTTCAGGCTGAGAAAAAG AAAATCGAAAAGCTAAATGCTATGCTGCACTCTGTTGATAATCGGGCATCATCCCAACATGTATACTTTGCTGAAGATAG GGCTGAAGCGAGAGAAATTCGAGCTCAGAAGCCTGAACACAGAGAAAACCCTTCTTTTGAAGACTTGCCAAAGGATATTAAGAG GAAGACAACTGGTTCATACCGCGAGCTAGAGGCTAGAAGAAGCCGAGTTAAAGAGCTAGAGAAGATATACATGGATATGGCAATGCAGAAAGAATTACAG AAAAAGGGCCGGAAACGGAAACTTCGTGAGGATGAAATTGTTTGTCCAACGTCAAGACCTGTATTCAAATGGAGGCAGGAAAGAAAACGCTGA